The genomic region GGAACGGTGGGGGCCGACCAACACTCCGGCTCCCGACGTGAGGAGTTTCTCGGGACGGTGAAATGCGGACGCCGCACCCTCTACGTGTCCGGTCAGGGGATGGACAGCAACCCGGGTACGGCAGAGAAGCCCTTGCGGGAGATCAATACCGCCGTCCGGCGAGCCCGGCCGGGGGACCTGATCCTCGTTGATAGCGGTACTTACGGTTACACCGAAGTGGCTGACTTCCGGGGTGCACCCGACGCGTGGCTCGGGATCATGACCCGCAATGATGAAGCCGAAGCGGTGATATCGGTGCCCCCTCCAACGGACAACTTCGTCAACATCACGAATTCCTCATACGTAGGACTTTTCGGCTTTGAGGTTGTGGGCGATCAAAACAATGCCAACACCAACTGCTCGGGAATCTCGGTGTACGGCGGGAGCCACCACGTTGTTCTGTGGGGCAACAATGTTCATGACTTTCCCGGTGGCGGCATCAACTGTTTTGACGCCGACGGCTCGCACGACCTCGTCGATATCAGCTACAACCGGATTCACGGGACTTCCCGTCACAGTCCGGAGAACACTTCCGGCATCAGCATTTATGCACCCCGGGATCTTACTGGGGGTGAACTGCTCGACGGCGGCTACGGGTACCGGGTGGTGGGGAACTACATTTACGACGTCGAATGCACTGTTGGTTTCCGGCGCGGCGGTTTCGATTATGTCACTGACGGGAACGGGATTTCGCTTGATCTCATTGAGAGCACTTACGCCTACCGGAAACCGATCCTGGTGGAAAACAACATCATTACCGGCTGTGGAGGAAGGGCGGTGCACGCCTTCGGGACCGTGAATACCGACGTTGTGCGGAACACCGTCATTGGGAACATGCGCACCCCCAGTCCGGCCATTTCCGGGGGCGTGGAAATGGACGGGACAGTTGACCACACGGTGCGTTTCCGAAATAACGTGATTTGCCCGCTCAACACCCCCAACAGCACCGACTCCGTGTCCACCTATGAGAACAATGTCATCCTGGGGGGAACGCAATCGGTGCCGCTGGGGAATGTAGATCTGCGGGACTGGGGTTTGAGCTACTTCGCTGGACCACTCACCATCGCCGCGTTGACCGGCGGCACGGACCCTTCGGCGTTCCGGCCCGCCGGTTCCTGAATGACGCCTGCGGTTTCCGTGAGGAGTTCGCGGTTGGCATCGGTCTTTTCGGTTCGTTCCCACACCAGCCCGGTGTCGCGGAGGAACATGGTGAAGCCGATGGCGAGCGGAATGGACCACCACAGCCAATACCCCATGAGGAACAGGGGGTTGACCCGCAGCAGGAACCGCGCCCGGTCCCGCGGCCGGGTCAGCACAGGCTCGCTCATTTTCCACGCCCGGTACTGGCCGTAGCCGATCACCGCAACGGCGAGAACGATGTTCAGCACGGACAGCACAATCAGCGGCGTGCCGATGAACTGCGTCGGTGACGTCACCGCACCCACAACGGCCCAGACGCCGACGAACAGGCCAATCGGGTTCAGGGCCAGCGACAGGCAGGGAACGAAATTCAGGCGCGCGCGGATCCGTTTGCCCAGCGGCATGCCCATCTGGATCAGTGGTCCACCCAGAGACTGGAAGAACCCCGCCATCCATCGTTTTCGCTGCGTGATTCCCTGACTGAAGGTTGCCGGAACCTCCTCCACGAGCGGGGATTCGACGACGCCCAGGCGGTAGCCGTTGGTCCACATCCGCATCCCGATTTCCGGATCCTCGATAGTGAGCCAGGGATGGAAACCGCCCACTTCCAGCAAATCGGCAACCCGGAAGAACAGGCCCTTGCCGAGCACATAGTACGGATGCTTTCCCCCGGCAGTCATGTGCTTGTACAGCGTGGAATCCCACGAGATATGGTCCATGGCGAAGAACGATGATGCCCACGAATGCATCAGGTTGCCCGAGATGTTCGTGAACTGGATGACGTCGTAATCCTTGATGCCCTGGGCGGCCGTCTCGAAGTAGTCCTCCGGAACGATGCTGTCCGCATCGATATAGGACAGCAGCGCCTCCGGATGGCTGCCGGCGACGGTGTACATCGCCCATATCAGCTGCCGTGTTTTCTTCGGCGGCAGCTGCGTCTCCCCGGTTCGTTTCCCGGCATGCCACCAATAAGCCTTGGGGTTGTTGTCCCATGACGAGAAGACGGCACGCCAGCTTGGGTCAGTTGTCGGCGGGACGGGCTGGATCTCCAGGAACTGGAATTCCTTCTGAAGCCGCCGCAGCGAGGCAATGGTGGTGACGTCGTCGTCGTTGGGGATGGCGACCACGCGCAACAGTTTCTTCGGATAGTGTGACCGCGATATGCCGGTGAACGTCGTCCGCATTGTCGCTTCGAGTTCGTTGAGGACCGGGTAGAACAAGATGATAGGAGGCCCCGACGTCGACCGATGAGACTTTCGCGCGGGCCGAATCAGGTTCACCTTGAGGGTCAGGAACCAGATGGTGACGAGCAGGCTCACCAGAAAAAGCACCTGAACCACGCCATAGACGGTGAGAAGTACCCCGTGCATCAGGCGCTCAGTCCCCGGCGTCGCAATTCCGCGACGGCCTCATCTTGACGGTCGATTGCCGTTTGATCCCGGACCCACTCGACGAGCTCTTTCACTCCCTGCGTGCGGAACCGGTAGACCGGCTCGAAATCCAGGAGTTCTTTCGCGGCCGTCGGATCGGCCCAGCAATGCCGGATGTCCCCGGAACGGAATTGGCCGGTGATCTCCGGCTCAATGTCCACGCCGAGGGTCTCGGCAAGGAGCGTGGCCACTTCCAGAATACTGATCGGATCCCCGATGCCGATGTTGATGGCTTGACCGCTCGCCCGCGGGGCGGTGAGGGCGGCCACCGTGGCCCGCGCAACGTCGCTGACATGGATAAAATCCCTCATCTGCAGGCCGTCCTCGTTGACCAGGGGCCGCTGGCCGTTCAGGAGCCGGCCGCTGAAGATGGCCGCCACGCCGGTGTAAGGATTCGAGAGAGCCTGTCGCGGCCCGTAGGCGTTGAAATAGCGCACGGCGGTGACGTCGATCCCGTAAGCGGGCCCGACAGCCAGGCAGAGGAGCTCCTGGTCCATCTTGGAAATCGCGTAAACGGACGTCGGAAACAGCGGCTTCGATTCCGCCGTCGGCACCGGCGTCAACTCCTGGCCGCAGCCGGGGCAGCGGAGTTCCCAGTCGTGTTCGCGCAGCTGCTGTTCTGACCGCAAACGCGGGGCCTGCAGGCCGTGTTCGCTGCAGGTGTAGGAGCCCTCGCCGTAGATCGACATCGACGAGGCGACGACAATCTTTGACACCTGGTGAGGTTCGTTGGCGAGGACATCCAGGAGGAGGGCAGTCCCGCCCGTGTTGGCCTGCACGTAGCGGGAGATCTCGTACATTGACTGCCCGACGCCGACCTCGGCAGCAAGATGCACGATCTGGTCGACTCCCTTGAGCGCCTCAATCAGCTGGGCCCTGTCAAACATGTCCGCCTGGATGAAGCGGACGCCGTCCGGCACGAACTGCGGCCCCCTCTCGGCGTGTACCTGCTTGACGAGCTTGTCGAACACCACCACGTCGTGTCCCTGTCTGAGCAATATCTCCACAACATGGGAGCCAATGAAACCGGCCCCGCCGGTAACGAGTATTCGCATCGTGATTCTCCTAAAGTTTTGGGGTGCTGTGCTTGCGGTGGCTGAATGAAGCCCGTTCCAATGACATCGATGCGCCTTTGGAGGGTCCCTTGGCGGGCGCGTTCAACACGAACGGGTGCGTTGAAAGCCGAACGCACAGACTTCAGGCGGTCTTGGCCAATGCATTGCCGGAGCGGATCCTCGCCGCTGCGCCCTCGAACTGGGCGCCGGCGACGGTCTTGGCTGCGGCCCGGACCTCGAGCGGCTGCGACTTGAAGAAGGACACTGTGAGGTCAAGGCCCACGCTCGTGGGGACCTGGGGCAGCCAGCCGAGCAGTGTTGAGGCGCGGGTGATGTCCGGCTGCCGGCGGGTGGGATCGTCGACCGGAAGCTGATGGAATTCGATGACCGACGTGGAACCGGTGATCTCAAGGACCATTTGCGCGAGTTCGAGCATGGTGTGTTCCGCGGGATTGCCGAGATTGATGGGGCCGGGTTCATCGCTCAGGATCATTGCGATGATTCCCCGAATCAGGTCATCGACGTAGCAGAAACTGCGCGTTTGGGTGCCGTCTCCATAGATCGTCAGCGGGGATCCATTGAGGGCCTGGGTGATGAAACTGGAGACGACCCTTCCATCACCGGGCCTCATCCGTGGGCCGAAGGTGTTGAAGATTCGAACGATGCCGACATTGACTCCGCAGCTCCGCGCATAAGCCGTGGAGATAGCCTCGGCGAAGCGCTTGGCCTCGTCATAAACGCTCCGCGGGCCGATGGAATTGACGTTGCCCCAATATTCTTCCGTTTGCGGATGAACAGCGGGGTCACCATAGATTTCGCTGGTTGACGCCAAAACGAAGCGCGCCCCCTTTTCACGAGCCAGGCGCAGCGCATTTTCGGTTCCCCGGCTTCCGACGGCGAGCGTCTCCAGCGGGAGCCGGTGGTAATCGGGCGGAGAAGCCGGGCTGGCCAGGTGAGCGATGGCATCGAGGGGGCCGTTCAGCGTCAATTCAGCGCTGACATCCATATTGATAAACGTGAACAGCGGGTTCGTCTGGAATTTCTCGACATTTCTGGCCTGCCCGGTGGACAGGTCATCGACGCAAACAACGGTGTTACCGCTGTTGAGTAATGCTTCGCAAAGATGAGACCCGAGAAACCCGGCACCTCCGGTGACAAGAACTCGCATTGTGGCTCCTTACCGTAAACGGATAGTAGGGAAGAAGTGCACTTTGTCCTGCGCCGGGTTCCGGCGCAGGACAAATCGAACGTTTCCCGCCTGGAGAGGAGTGCGCGAACCGCGCTGACGTTTTTATTCGTCAATTGAGACTGACACCATCCCGAAATCCCCCCAGAGCAGTTCTTTCGAGATGTGCCATCCCAATGCGTCACAGAATTCGTAAAGTCCTCTGTAACAACCCCCATGATCTGACATTAGTAAGGCTACGAACGGGTGGGCGGTCCGGGCACCAGTAGGTAGTACCTATGTTTACTTGTAGAAATCCCATCTACTACGTGATGGTTCGCAGCCGGTACTCGCGTGGGGCGCATGTGACTACTCGGACGGCCGGGCCGGCCCAGTGTTCGTGGGCATCTTGACAGGCTCGGGACCCGGGAATATCTTCGGCCTTAACGAGGCGTCTCGCCCGTTCCACACTCGTTTTTTCACACTATTACTCGGCGCTCTACGCGGACCGCTGATGCCTGTCTTTGGGGCCAAGAACGGAAGATCCTCCGGGGTGGTCTGCGCGTGCGGCCGATGCACAACGCTGGGGGATCAAATGTCGGTCTCTCGCCCACAAGGAGTCGGAAATGTCTGAAGGTGTTGGATTGATTGAGCGGTTTTACAAGGACGTCATAGAGAGCGGAAACCTCGCCCTCATTGACGAGCTGGCCACGGATGGCTACGTGGATCACGAAATGGCCCTCCCCGGGCAACCTGCCGGCAAAGATGGTGTCAAATTCTTCGTGAACACGATGCGGTCGGCTTTCCCGGATATCAAGGTCAAGGAGATCGAGCCCACGGTCGCCGCCGGAAACATGGAAGCGTGCCACGTGGTTCTCACGGGTACTCACCGTGGGGACCTGGCCGGCATCCCGGCGACGGGCAAGAGCGTCGAGTTCGACTGCACTGACATCATCCGTGTCGAAGAAGGCAAGGTGGCCGAGCACTGGGGCACCACGGACAACCTGAGCCTCATGCAGCAGATTGGCGCCGTGGCTGTTGGCTGAACTGAGCAACGAGCACAGGGCCGACGCATGCAGCGAAGCCGACGCCCGCAACAAAATGGCTGTCCACGTTCCCTTCGGGAAACGCGGACAGCCTTTCGACATGGTGGTCGACGGCGATGCCGACGGCGGCGTCGTGCGTCAGGCGGCCTGAGCCGGTGACACGTCCACAAGTTGGACTGTCACGCCGGATTGCCTGAAGAGTTCAACCTGCTCCGGGTCCGCGCGGGTGTCCGTGACGAGGATCCAGGGGGCCGGGATCCGGACCCAGGCATGAAAGGGCCGTTTGCCGAGCTTGGTGGAATCAGCCAGGACATAGACGGTGTTGCCTCGGCGTGCCATCAGTTCCTTAAGGCGCGTCTGGGCCTGGTCGGCCTCGCACAGGCCGGCTTCCACCGTGACGGCGTCCGCCCCAAGGAACACCCGGTCAAAGCTCATCCGTTCCAAGGCTGCCTCGGCGATGGGACCCACGAACGTCTGGCTAAGCCCGCGGAGGCGCCCGCCCAGACAGTCCACCTGGATCCCCGGCGAGTCGGCGAGTTCCTGGAGCGTGTTGATGCCCGGTGTGGTGACGGACAGATTCTCCCTG from Arthrobacter sp. NicSoilB8 harbors:
- a CDS encoding DUF1565 domain-containing protein, with the translated sequence MLAGTVVAAFGGFMAKSQLEGPARESTLRSLSGTVGADQHSGSRREEFLGTVKCGRRTLYVSGQGMDSNPGTAEKPLREINTAVRRARPGDLILVDSGTYGYTEVADFRGAPDAWLGIMTRNDEAEAVISVPPPTDNFVNITNSSYVGLFGFEVVGDQNNANTNCSGISVYGGSHHVVLWGNNVHDFPGGGINCFDADGSHDLVDISYNRIHGTSRHSPENTSGISIYAPRDLTGGELLDGGYGYRVVGNYIYDVECTVGFRRGGFDYVTDGNGISLDLIESTYAYRKPILVENNIITGCGGRAVHAFGTVNTDVVRNTVIGNMRTPSPAISGGVEMDGTVDHTVRFRNNVICPLNTPNSTDSVSTYENNVILGGTQSVPLGNVDLRDWGLSYFAGPLTIAALTGGTDPSAFRPAGS
- a CDS encoding glycosyltransferase family 2 protein encodes the protein MHGVLLTVYGVVQVLFLVSLLVTIWFLTLKVNLIRPARKSHRSTSGPPIILFYPVLNELEATMRTTFTGISRSHYPKKLLRVVAIPNDDDVTTIASLRRLQKEFQFLEIQPVPPTTDPSWRAVFSSWDNNPKAYWWHAGKRTGETQLPPKKTRQLIWAMYTVAGSHPEALLSYIDADSIVPEDYFETAAQGIKDYDVIQFTNISGNLMHSWASSFFAMDHISWDSTLYKHMTAGGKHPYYVLGKGLFFRVADLLEVGGFHPWLTIEDPEIGMRMWTNGYRLGVVESPLVEEVPATFSQGITQRKRWMAGFFQSLGGPLIQMGMPLGKRIRARLNFVPCLSLALNPIGLFVGVWAVVGAVTSPTQFIGTPLIVLSVLNIVLAVAVIGYGQYRAWKMSEPVLTRPRDRARFLLRVNPLFLMGYWLWWSIPLAIGFTMFLRDTGLVWERTEKTDANRELLTETAGVIQEPAGRNAEGSVPPVNAAMVSGPAK
- a CDS encoding NAD-dependent epimerase/dehydratase family protein — translated: MRILVTGGAGFIGSHVVEILLRQGHDVVVFDKLVKQVHAERGPQFVPDGVRFIQADMFDRAQLIEALKGVDQIVHLAAEVGVGQSMYEISRYVQANTGGTALLLDVLANEPHQVSKIVVASSMSIYGEGSYTCSEHGLQAPRLRSEQQLREHDWELRCPGCGQELTPVPTAESKPLFPTSVYAISKMDQELLCLAVGPAYGIDVTAVRYFNAYGPRQALSNPYTGVAAIFSGRLLNGQRPLVNEDGLQMRDFIHVSDVARATVAALTAPRASGQAINIGIGDPISILEVATLLAETLGVDIEPEITGQFRSGDIRHCWADPTAAKELLDFEPVYRFRTQGVKELVEWVRDQTAIDRQDEAVAELRRRGLSA
- a CDS encoding UDP-glucuronic acid decarboxylase family protein, coding for MRVLVTGGAGFLGSHLCEALLNSGNTVVCVDDLSTGQARNVEKFQTNPLFTFINMDVSAELTLNGPLDAIAHLASPASPPDYHRLPLETLAVGSRGTENALRLAREKGARFVLASTSEIYGDPAVHPQTEEYWGNVNSIGPRSVYDEAKRFAEAISTAYARSCGVNVGIVRIFNTFGPRMRPGDGRVVSSFITQALNGSPLTIYGDGTQTRSFCYVDDLIRGIIAMILSDEPGPINLGNPAEHTMLELAQMVLEITGSTSVIEFHQLPVDDPTRRQPDITRASTLLGWLPQVPTSVGLDLTVSFFKSQPLEVRAAAKTVAGAQFEGAAARIRSGNALAKTA
- a CDS encoding ester cyclase; protein product: MSEGVGLIERFYKDVIESGNLALIDELATDGYVDHEMALPGQPAGKDGVKFFVNTMRSAFPDIKVKEIEPTVAAGNMEACHVVLTGTHRGDLAGIPATGKSVEFDCTDIIRVEEGKVAEHWGTTDNLSLMQQIGAVAVG
- a CDS encoding DeoR/GlpR family DNA-binding transcription regulator — its product is MTTAKARREEIYHLAVTTGLASVEELSRHFSVTASTIRRDLAQLNEQGKLARTYGGAVALGAHPEPSLRQRTGEAFDQKQAIAAWAAAEVREGENILLDGGSTVGAMAHALRDRENLSVTTPGINTLQELADSPGIQVDCLGGRLRGLSQTFVGPIAEAALERMSFDRVFLGADAVTVEAGLCEADQAQTRLKELMARRGNTVYVLADSTKLGKRPFHAWVRIPAPWILVTDTRADPEQVELFRQSGVTVQLVDVSPAQAA